The Pseudophaeobacter arcticus DSM 23566 genome contains the following window.
TGTCCGGCGTTGGCCCCATAAAGACCATACCGGCGGCTTCGACTGCACGGGCAAAATCGGAGTTCTCGGCCAAAAAGCCATACCCGGGATGGATCGCATCCGCGCCGACCGACTTTGCAGCGGCAATCACCGCGTCGATCTTCAGGTAGCTTTCGGAGGCCGGTCCGGCCCCGATGCAAACGGAATGCCCGATTTCGCGGACATGAAGGGCATTGGCATCGGCATCGGAATGCACGCCAACAGGGGTGATACCGCTGGCCCGCGCGGTGCGCGCGATCCGGCAGGCAATTTCGCCGCGATTGGCGATTAGAAGCGTTTTGATTTTCATGGATCGCTCCTCACATCCTAAACACGCCGAAATTGGTTTCGACCTTGGCTCTGCGCGACGTCACATCCAGCATAAGCGCCATGACGTTGCGGGTTTCACACGGTTCAATCACGCTGTCGATCCAGAGGTTCGATGCGAAATTATAGGCCCCTTGAAATTCTTCGTATTCCTTGCGGATCGGGGCCTTAAAGGCTTCCTCTTCCTCTGGGGTCCAGGTTTTGCCTTCGCGTTCGTTGATCTGGGCGCGCACCTGCGCCAGAACGCTGGCCGCTTGCTCGGGGCCCATGATCGCGGAGCGGCCCGTGGGCCACGCGAACATCGCGTCCGGTTGGAACGGACGGCCCAGCATCGCCAGATAACCGGCCCCGTAGGAGCCGCCGGTGATGATGGTGAACTTCGGCACCCGTGCCGAGGACATGGCGGTGATCATCTTGGCACCTGCTTTGGCGATGCCCATCTGTTCGACCTCGCGGCCCACCATAAAGCCGTTCACATCGGCCAGGAACAGCAGCGGAATATCGCGCTGGACACAAAGATTGATGAAATGCGTGGCCTTCAACGCGGCCTCGACAAAGAGCACACCGGTGTTGGCGATAATGCCGACTTCGTGGCCATGGATACGGCCCCATCCGGTCATGATGGTGTCACCATAGAGCGGTTTAAACTCGTGGAAATCACTGTCATCGACCAGACGTGCGATGATCTCGCGGTTGTCAGTCGGCACCTTGGGGTCGCGGCTGATGATGCCGTAAATTTCCTCGGTCGGGTAGGCCGGCGGACGCGGTTCGGCGGGTGTTTTGCGGGGCACGGGCTTCTCGCCCAAGTGACGCACAATATCGCGGGTGATGGCCAATGCGTGCGCATCATCTTCGGCCAAATGGTCGGTCACACCGGAAACGGAGGAGTGCATTTTGCCGCCACCCAACTCTTCGGCTTCGACCTTTTCGCCGGTTGCGGCAAAGGTCAATTCCGGCCCGCCCAGATACATAAAGCCCTGACCGCGCACGATCACGACTTCGTCGCAGAGCGCGGGAATATAGGCGCCGCCTGCGGTGCAGGGGCCCATAACCACAGCGATCTGCGGAATGCCGTCGCCAGACATACCGATCTGTTGGTGGAAGATCGAACCGAATTGACCCTCATCAGGGAACAGATTGGCTTGGTCGGGTAGGAAAGCGCCGCCGGAATCCACCAGCGTGATGACAGGCAGGCGGTTTTTCCACGCGACTTTCTGCGCGCGCACGTGTTTGCGGCAGGTGATCCCGAAATAGGTGCCGCCCTTTACGGTGGCATCATTGGCGATGATCATGCACTGACGGCCTTCGATCACACCAATGCCGGTGATGATGCCGGCGCCGGGCGGAACGCCCTTGTGCATATTCAACCCGGCCAGTTCGCCGAGTTCCAAAAACGGCGTGCCCGGATCGATCAAGCGCTCGATGCGCTCGCGCGGCAGGATCTTGCCTTTGGATTCGTGCCGTTCGCGCGCCTTTTCGGGGCCGCCGACGCGCTGCGTCCGCCGAAGCGCATGCAGATCGTCAACTTTGGCGCGATACTGCGCATCGTTTTCCCGGAAGTCATCAGACCCGGTGTCGAGGAGGGATTTCATTTTTGTCATGGCAGATCTGGATATTCTCTCAGAACAAAGGCGACCTTGGCGGCGCCGGGTTTTTCAAAGGTGTCAGGGGCCACCAGATGAACATCGGCCTTGAAGACAAGAGCGTCGCGCAGGCGCTGTTCGATCTTTTTCTTGAGGGCCGCGTCATCTGCGGGGTCACGGTCGGGCCCGCGTTCAACAATCACCGTCAGCGCGCCCTGCGTGGTGTGGCCGGTGAAATCGGCCACGATGCGCATGACGCCATTGGTGTCCGGCACCATTTCGGTGACCACGCTGTTGACCGCCGAAGGGAACACATTGGCCCCGCGCACAATCAGCATGTCGTCGGTCCGGCCGGTGCAGCGGATCTTGGGCCCGGTGCGCCCGCAGGTGCATTCGGTGTCGATCACTTCGATATAATCGCCGGACCGGAACCGCACCACAGGGCTGGCCTGACGGCCAAGCGCGGTGTAGATCATTTCGCCTTCGGCGCCCTTTTCCCACGGAATGATTTTGCCGCTTTCAGGGTCAAGCAATTCAGTGATAATATAGTCCATGTTGACCATATGCATGCCCGATTGCGCGTCGCATTCGGCCCAATAGGTCACGCCGAGATCGGTGCCGCCTAGCATTTCACAGCATTTCGCGCCCCAAGCCTCTTCGATTTTGGCACGGATGGCAGGAATGCCGCCGCCGGGTTCGCCGCCGACGATCACATGTTCGACGCCCAATTCGCTGGCCTTGCAGCCAAGCACCTCAGGCGCTTTTTCGGCCAGATGCAGAACGAAATTCGGCGCGCCGACAATGCAGCGCGGGCGCGTGTCGGCACAGGCGCGCAAGAGCCGTTCGGCCCCGCCATCGGCGCCCACCGGCACATCGACTGCACCCATGTATTGCAAACCTTGCATCACCGGAATGCCGCCAACAAAACCTTTGGCCAGTGCAAAGGCATGCAGCACCATATCGCCCGGACGCACGCCATTGGCAAAGAAACAACGCGCGGTCATCTCGTGCCACATTTCGCAATCAGCTTCGGTCATTGCCACGTAAGACGGGCTGCCGGTTGTGCCGGACGAGGCTTGCATCTGGACGATGTCCGCCATCGGTGCGGCCCGATGCTTGCCAAAGGGCGGCTCCGCCGCAAGGCTTTCGCGGATCTCAGTTTTATAGGTATAAGGCAGCTTTTGCAGATCTTCGATGGTGCGGATATCATCAAAATCCACGCCCGCCTCGGCGAACTTCTCCTGATAGAAGGTCGAGTTTGCCTTGAGATAGGCCATTTGATCGCGAAGCCGCTCTTCCTGAATCTGGCGCACTTTATCGAGAGGCATGCCCTCGATCTCGTGCCAGAAACGATCATTTACCTTGTCGGCGGCATCCTGCCGCCGGAAGCGCATTCCAAATTGCATATCGTCCTCCGTTCCGGGCTGCGCGATCAATAAGATCGCGGCAGACCCATGACCTTTTCACCAATGAAGCTGAGGCACAGCTCGCGGTTGACCGGCGCCGTGCGCAGCAAACGCACCAGCGGGTACATCTCGTAAAGCCCTGTATCCTCGGTAAAGCCCGATCCGCCATGCGCCTGTAGCGCGGCATCTACGGCCTCGATCCCGGCTTCGGCGGCGGCATATTTTGCCATGTTCGACGAAGCACCAGCAGGCAGTTTGTTGTCAAACTCCCATGCCGCGCGACGGGTCATCAGGCTGGCCATTTCGACCGCTGTGTGCGCTTTGGCCATCGGGTGTTGCACGCCTTGGTGCGCGCCGATCGGTTGACCGAATACGTTGCGCTCGGAGGCATAAGCCACGCCTTTGTTCAGCGCGAACCGGCCGATGCCGCAGCACAGTGCGGAGAGGATGATGCGCTCGGGGTTGAGGCTGTCGAACAGGATCGAGAAGCCTTCGTCCACTTCGCCGACCACATCTTCGGGGCCCAGATCCACGTCATCAAAGAACAATGTCCACTGTTCCTCGGGCAGCGGGATCGAGATCTTAACCCGCTGCTTGTCGACGCCTTTTTTCTTCAGGTCGACCGCAAAGAGGGTAAAGCCGTCGGTCTTACGGTCGACTTCATTGTGGGGTTTGGTCCGCGCCACGACGAGGCAGTAATCCGCCACTTCGGCACCGGTGATAAAGGTTTTTTCGCCCGACAGCGTGAACCGGTTGCCATTGCGCTTGGCCAGTGTCGTGGCCTTCATGGTGTTGGATCCGGCACCGGGTTCGGTGATCGCGAAACAGAACTGGATGTCACCGCGGCAGGCCGCCGGCAGCAGCTCTTTCTTGTGGAATTCGGTGCCGTGGCTGGCGAGGTGAGCCAGCGACATGGTCGGTCCGACCACCATCATCAAAAGCGGAATACCATGGTTGGCGGTGCCTTCCATGAACAACGCCATTTCGGTCATGCCAAGGCCGGCGCCGCCGTATTCTTCCGGCACCATGATCCCCAAGAAGCCGTCATCGGCAATCTGTTTGAACATGTCGTGCGGGAATTCATGCTTGCGGGCGTGCTCGAGCCAATAGGTGTTGTCGTATTGCTGGGCCAGCTGGCCGCCGTATTCGTAGATCTGACGTTGTTCGTCGTTCAGAGTAAAATCCATGGTTCTTCCTTAGCCCTTGAATTCAGGTTTGCGCCGGTTTTCGAAAGCATTAAGGCCTTCGGCGACGTCATCACTCGGCAAAGCGCGCACAGCTGCGTCGCGCTCAAGCCGCATTTGCTGATCGATGCCAAGATCGGCACCTTCGCGCGCCAAACGCTTCATCTCGGCGATACCGGGACGCGAGCGGGTCGCGATCTTCTGGCAATATTCCAGCGCGGCCTCGTGCAAATCCGCATCCGGCACGATGTAATTGACCAGACCGGCCTCTTTGGCCTCTCCCGCCTCGAGCCAGCGCGCCGAGAACATCAGATCAAGCGCGCGGCGCTGACCCATCAACCGGGTGAGCCGTTGCGATCCGCCCCAACCGGGGATCAAACCGAATTGCGCGTGTTGATCGCCAAACTGGGCGCTTTCGGCAGCGAAGCACACATCGCATGCCAACATAAGTTCGATCCCACCGGCCAGACACAAACCCTGCACGGCCACGACGACAGGGAGGGAGGAGGTTTCGAGCGCACGCAGGTTTTCCATGCCAAAAGCAATGAAATGATCCAGCGCGGCGGGATCGTTCAATTTACCTTTCACTTCCGTCAAATCGGCACCGGTGCAAAAATGCTTGCCCTGCGCACGGATGAGGATCGCCCGGATGTCCGGGTTTGCCTCGAATTCCGCACGCGCGGCAGTGATGCGTTCATGCACGTCAAGTGACAGGCAATTGAATTTCTCAGGGCGGGCCAGATCAATGATGCCGGTGGCACCTTCGATGCTGGCGACTACGGGGTCGCTCATTTCGATGCTCCCTTCGCCTTTTTGTCGTATTGCAGCGCCATCCGGCCGACTTTTTCACGCGCGATCACAAGTTTCTGGATCTGTGCGGTGCCGTCGCCGATTTGCAGGCCAAGAACGTCGTTGTAACGCTGATGATGCGGCAAATCAGTGGTATAGCCATAGTGCCCGTGCAGGATCAGGCATTGGTGCAGGATCTCGCAGGCGGTTTTGGGCAAATACCATTTGCACATCGCCGCTTGTGACGTGTGCGGCATGCCGCGATCACGCAGATCCAGCGTGTAATAGCAAAGCTGACGCATCATGGTCAGTTGCGTTTCCGCCTCGGCCAGCGGGAAGCTGACGCCTTGGTATTGCACGATGGGGGCGCCGAACGCCTCGCGTTCCTGAACATAGGCCCAAGTTTCATCTACCGACGCTTGCGCCGCGCCCAAGCATTCCAGCCCGATCAACGCGCGGGAATAATCGAAGCCCGCCATGATCGTGCCAAAGGCGCGGTCCTGTTCGGCCATCATATTTTCAGCCGGCACGAAGACATCGTCAAAGAACACAGACCCGCGTCCGACAGGCTTGGTGCCGATGTCGTCGAAATGGGTGCGCTTGATGCCCTCTTGGTTCAGGTCGACAAAAAAGGCGCT
Protein-coding sequences here:
- a CDS encoding acyl-CoA carboxylase subunit beta is translated as MTKMKSLLDTGSDDFRENDAQYRAKVDDLHALRRTQRVGGPEKARERHESKGKILPRERIERLIDPGTPFLELGELAGLNMHKGVPPGAGIITGIGVIEGRQCMIIANDATVKGGTYFGITCRKHVRAQKVAWKNRLPVITLVDSGGAFLPDQANLFPDEGQFGSIFHQQIGMSGDGIPQIAVVMGPCTAGGAYIPALCDEVVIVRGQGFMYLGGPELTFAATGEKVEAEELGGGKMHSSVSGVTDHLAEDDAHALAITRDIVRHLGEKPVPRKTPAEPRPPAYPTEEIYGIISRDPKVPTDNREIIARLVDDSDFHEFKPLYGDTIMTGWGRIHGHEVGIIANTGVLFVEAALKATHFINLCVQRDIPLLFLADVNGFMVGREVEQMGIAKAGAKMITAMSSARVPKFTIITGGSYGAGYLAMLGRPFQPDAMFAWPTGRSAIMGPEQAASVLAQVRAQINEREGKTWTPEEEEAFKAPIRKEYEEFQGAYNFASNLWIDSVIEPCETRNVMALMLDVTSRRAKVETNFGVFRM
- a CDS encoding phenylacetate--CoA ligase family protein codes for the protein MQFGMRFRRQDAADKVNDRFWHEIEGMPLDKVRQIQEERLRDQMAYLKANSTFYQEKFAEAGVDFDDIRTIEDLQKLPYTYKTEIRESLAAEPPFGKHRAAPMADIVQMQASSGTTGSPSYVAMTEADCEMWHEMTARCFFANGVRPGDMVLHAFALAKGFVGGIPVMQGLQYMGAVDVPVGADGGAERLLRACADTRPRCIVGAPNFVLHLAEKAPEVLGCKASELGVEHVIVGGEPGGGIPAIRAKIEEAWGAKCCEMLGGTDLGVTYWAECDAQSGMHMVNMDYIITELLDPESGKIIPWEKGAEGEMIYTALGRQASPVVRFRSGDYIEVIDTECTCGRTGPKIRCTGRTDDMLIVRGANVFPSAVNSVVTEMVPDTNGVMRIVADFTGHTTQGALTVIVERGPDRDPADDAALKKKIEQRLRDALVFKADVHLVAPDTFEKPGAAKVAFVLREYPDLP
- a CDS encoding acyl-CoA dehydrogenase family protein produces the protein MDFTLNDEQRQIYEYGGQLAQQYDNTYWLEHARKHEFPHDMFKQIADDGFLGIMVPEEYGGAGLGMTEMALFMEGTANHGIPLLMMVVGPTMSLAHLASHGTEFHKKELLPAACRGDIQFCFAITEPGAGSNTMKATTLAKRNGNRFTLSGEKTFITGAEVADYCLVVARTKPHNEVDRKTDGFTLFAVDLKKKGVDKQRVKISIPLPEEQWTLFFDDVDLGPEDVVGEVDEGFSILFDSLNPERIILSALCCGIGRFALNKGVAYASERNVFGQPIGAHQGVQHPMAKAHTAVEMASLMTRRAAWEFDNKLPAGASSNMAKYAAAEAGIEAVDAALQAHGGSGFTEDTGLYEMYPLVRLLRTAPVNRELCLSFIGEKVMGLPRSY
- a CDS encoding enoyl-CoA hydratase/isomerase family protein, with translation MSDPVVASIEGATGIIDLARPEKFNCLSLDVHERITAARAEFEANPDIRAILIRAQGKHFCTGADLTEVKGKLNDPAALDHFIAFGMENLRALETSSLPVVVAVQGLCLAGGIELMLACDVCFAAESAQFGDQHAQFGLIPGWGGSQRLTRLMGQRRALDLMFSARWLEAGEAKEAGLVNYIVPDADLHEAALEYCQKIATRSRPGIAEMKRLAREGADLGIDQQMRLERDAAVRALPSDDVAEGLNAFENRRKPEFKG
- a CDS encoding acyl-CoA dehydrogenase family protein, with product MQFQATEDQKAFRETAKRFATEKLASSYLERASGHTFDRALIKEMGALGLIGADLPEEFGGMGQSSVTSGLIVEEIAYADFNASYVQLLGSLMGGMVAKHASKEIAMEWVPKVVSGEAVIGLGLTEPRGGSDAANLILKAEKSGNGWVLNGEKTSMSFASQADAAVVFARTGDPDGGARGVSAFFVDLNQEGIKRTHFDDIGTKPVGRGSVFFDDVFVPAENMMAEQDRAFGTIMAGFDYSRALIGLECLGAAQASVDETWAYVQEREAFGAPIVQYQGVSFPLAEAETQLTMMRQLCYYTLDLRDRGMPHTSQAAMCKWYLPKTACEILHQCLILHGHYGYTTDLPHHQRYNDVLGLQIGDGTAQIQKLVIAREKVGRMALQYDKKAKGASK